Proteins from a genomic interval of Streptomyces fodineus:
- a CDS encoding DNA-3-methyladenine glycosylase family protein — protein MTSQLSHSTVLHLPARPPFDFTKSLGFLTSFPTMSGEHGVQGQAITRAVREGGRLVAAVLSGAGPDEGPGLRCELRSDTALNEEEKAAVADRLSFFLGLDDDLEEFYAKARGDDPFRPVLERLYGYHQVKFPSPFEMLCWAILAQRVPMPVARKMKQALLERCGNRLVVDGEEHWAFPEVDQLLPLSEAELLTLVGNQRKAGYLYALFRHWVDIDEQFLRTGDYEKVRERLLAIPGVGPWSASFVLIRGLGRMEHLSADKEMLRAAARVYGRVLGEAEFAGLADRYAEQRGYWGHYLRVAG, from the coding sequence ATGACCTCGCAGCTCAGCCACTCGACGGTGCTTCATCTGCCGGCCCGGCCGCCCTTCGACTTCACCAAGTCCCTGGGCTTTTTGACGTCCTTTCCGACCATGTCGGGGGAGCACGGGGTGCAGGGCCAGGCCATCACCCGGGCGGTGCGGGAGGGCGGCCGGCTGGTCGCCGCCGTGCTGTCCGGCGCCGGGCCGGACGAGGGGCCGGGACTGCGCTGTGAACTGCGCTCCGACACGGCGTTGAACGAGGAGGAGAAGGCGGCGGTGGCCGACCGGCTGTCGTTCTTCCTCGGCCTGGACGACGATCTGGAGGAGTTCTACGCCAAGGCCCGCGGCGACGACCCGTTCCGGCCCGTGCTGGAGCGGCTGTACGGCTACCACCAGGTCAAGTTCCCGTCGCCGTTCGAGATGCTGTGCTGGGCGATCCTGGCGCAGCGGGTGCCGATGCCGGTCGCCCGCAAGATGAAGCAGGCCCTCCTCGAGCGGTGCGGCAACCGGCTGGTGGTCGACGGGGAGGAGCACTGGGCCTTCCCCGAGGTGGACCAGCTGCTGCCGCTGAGCGAGGCCGAGTTGCTGACGCTGGTCGGCAACCAGCGCAAGGCGGGCTACCTGTACGCGCTGTTCCGGCACTGGGTGGACATCGACGAGCAGTTCCTGCGCACCGGGGACTACGAGAAGGTCCGGGAACGGCTGCTGGCGATCCCCGGGGTGGGACCGTGGTCGGCCTCGTTCGTGCTGATCCGCGGGCTCGGCCGGATGGAGCACCTGAGCGCCGACAAGGAGATGCTGCGGGCGGCGGCCCGGGTGTACGGCCGGGTGCTCGGCGAGGCCGAGTTCGCCGGGTTGGCGGATCGGTACGCCGAGCAGCGCGGTTACTGGGGTCACTACTTGCGGGTGGCCGGCTGA
- a CDS encoding DHA2 family efflux MFS transporter permease subunit yields MAGTAIGRPAAQQAGRPPKREPIPRPVRQAATVVVVGAFMAQLDGALVNIGLATITADLHTTLRTAQWIVSAYLLALVMGLPLCGWATRRIGASRLWLWSLGAFTVASLLCAVAPSIEALIVFRAVQGIAGGLLLPVGQTVIVQVAGRELIGRVMSAAGAALVLAPALGPIAGGLLIAHISWPWLFLVNLPVGALGLWLGLRLLPRDTPRAAADGQRFDTGGFALIGVGLPAVTWAISQAGQPDTRTFASCYAPLAVGALLLAVFAVRSLRAGGRPLLNLGLFRGPVFAAASASSFCAGAVQYGALVIWALYFQAVRGYGVIDSGLAMLAFAVGAALVPLSGRLAERFGGGPVALAGALLTVAAAVPPALLDDRAPLAALQVCLFVLGVANALSVVPPSTAAYVSINPAEMPDAVTVINIFLRLGGAVGSALLVAVLGGLTGGAASFRPAFWCLAALGAVFAAAALVLTRAASPQPATRK; encoded by the coding sequence ATGGCAGGAACCGCGATCGGCCGGCCCGCAGCACAGCAGGCCGGGCGACCACCGAAGCGGGAACCCATCCCGCGGCCGGTCCGGCAGGCCGCCACCGTGGTGGTGGTCGGCGCCTTCATGGCGCAGCTGGACGGCGCCCTGGTCAACATCGGGCTGGCCACGATCACAGCCGATCTGCACACCACGCTGCGCACCGCGCAGTGGATCGTCAGCGCCTATCTGCTGGCCCTGGTGATGGGGCTGCCGCTGTGCGGCTGGGCCACCCGGCGGATCGGCGCGTCACGGCTGTGGCTGTGGTCGCTGGGCGCCTTCACCGTCGCGTCGCTGCTGTGCGCGGTCGCGCCCTCCATCGAGGCGCTCATCGTCTTCCGCGCGGTGCAGGGCATCGCCGGCGGGCTGCTGCTGCCCGTCGGGCAGACCGTGATCGTGCAGGTCGCCGGGCGGGAGCTGATCGGCCGGGTGATGAGCGCGGCCGGCGCCGCCCTGGTACTGGCGCCCGCGCTCGGGCCGATCGCGGGCGGGCTGCTCATCGCCCACATCTCCTGGCCCTGGCTGTTCCTGGTGAACCTCCCGGTGGGTGCCCTGGGACTCTGGCTGGGCCTTCGGCTGCTGCCGCGCGACACCCCGCGGGCCGCGGCGGACGGGCAGCGCTTCGACACCGGCGGCTTCGCGCTGATCGGCGTCGGCCTGCCCGCGGTGACCTGGGCGATCAGCCAGGCCGGGCAGCCGGACACCCGGACGTTCGCCTCCTGCTACGCACCGCTGGCGGTGGGCGCGCTGCTGCTCGCCGTCTTCGCGGTGCGCAGCCTGCGGGCCGGCGGCCGGCCGCTGCTCAACCTGGGTCTGTTCCGCGGCCCGGTGTTCGCGGCGGCCTCCGCTTCGAGCTTCTGCGCCGGTGCCGTCCAGTACGGAGCCCTGGTCATCTGGGCGCTGTACTTCCAGGCGGTGCGGGGCTACGGCGTGATCGACTCGGGTCTGGCGATGCTGGCGTTCGCCGTCGGTGCCGCGCTGGTTCCGCTCTCCGGCCGCCTGGCCGAACGCTTCGGCGGCGGTCCGGTCGCGCTGGCGGGCGCCCTGCTCACCGTGGCCGCCGCCGTCCCGCCCGCGCTGCTGGACGACCGAGCGCCGCTGGCCGCGCTTCAGGTGTGCCTGTTCGTGCTGGGCGTGGCCAACGCGCTCTCGGTCGTCCCGCCCTCCACCGCCGCGTATGTCAGCATCAACCCGGCCGAGATGCCGGACGCCGTGACCGTGATCAACATCTTCCTGCGGCTGGGCGGCGCCGTCGGCTCGGCCCTGCTGGTCGCCGTGCTGGGCGGCCTCACGGGCGGTGCGGCGAGCTTCCGTCCCGCCTTCTGGTGCCTCGCCGCCCTGGGCGCGGTCTTCGCTGCCGCCGCCCTCGTCCTGACCCGGGCCGCCAGCCCTCAGCCGGCCACCCGCAAGTAG
- a CDS encoding MBL fold metallo-hydrolase, which produces MAAPDRPRVQEVGAGVHAYVQPDGGWCLNNAGVVAVEGECAVVDTAATMDRAYALRDAVRRLTPAAPRLLVNTHFHGDHTFGNAVFAPDAVVVGHEHTRPAMTAAGLHLTTLWPDVRWGEISLHPPTVCYRERMTLHLGATPMELIHPGPAHSTDDTAVWLPEQRVLFTGDLVMSGVTPFIPMGSLAGSLAAIAVLRGLGAETVVPGHGPVGGPELLDGTERYLRWLRELARTARAAGLSPLEAAREADLGEFAGLLDSERLVPNLHRAYAEEEGAAPGAPLDIGALFAEMVDHHGGLPVCRA; this is translated from the coding sequence ATGGCCGCGCCGGACCGGCCCCGCGTCCAGGAAGTCGGCGCGGGCGTCCATGCCTACGTCCAGCCGGACGGCGGCTGGTGCCTGAACAACGCGGGCGTGGTGGCCGTCGAGGGCGAGTGCGCGGTGGTGGACACCGCGGCGACCATGGACCGGGCGTACGCGCTGCGCGACGCCGTCCGCCGGCTCACGCCCGCCGCTCCCCGGCTGCTGGTCAACACGCACTTCCACGGCGACCACACCTTCGGCAACGCCGTCTTCGCGCCCGACGCGGTGGTGGTGGGCCACGAACACACGCGTCCCGCCATGACGGCGGCCGGACTGCACCTGACCACCCTCTGGCCGGACGTCCGCTGGGGTGAGATCAGCCTCCACCCGCCCACCGTCTGCTACCGGGAGCGGATGACGCTGCACCTCGGGGCCACGCCGATGGAGCTGATCCATCCCGGCCCCGCCCACAGCACCGACGACACCGCCGTCTGGCTGCCGGAGCAACGGGTGCTCTTCACCGGCGACCTGGTGATGTCCGGGGTGACCCCGTTCATCCCCATGGGCTCCCTGGCCGGCTCGCTCGCCGCGATCGCCGTACTGCGCGGGCTCGGCGCCGAAACGGTCGTACCCGGCCACGGCCCGGTCGGCGGCCCGGAACTGCTCGATGGCACCGAACGCTATCTGCGCTGGCTGCGGGAGCTGGCCCGCACGGCCAGGGCGGCGGGGCTCAGCCCGCTCGAAGCCGCCCGTGAGGCCGACCTCGGCGAGTTCGCCGGCCTGCTGGACAGCGAACGGCTGGTGCCCAACCTGCACCGCGCCTACGCGGAGGAGGAGGGCGCCGCCCCCGGGGCGCCGCTGGACATCGGCGCCCTGTTCGCGGAGATGGTCGACCACCACGGCGGGCTGCCCGTCTGCCGGGCTTAG
- the metK gene encoding methionine adenosyltransferase codes for MSRRLFTSESVTEGHPDKIADQISDTILDALLKEDPTSRVAVETLITTGLVHVAGEVTTKAYAPIAQLVRDKILEIGYDSSKKGFDGTSCGISVSIGSQSPDIAQGVDTAYEARVEGAAADADGDELDRQGAGDQGLMFGYACDDTPELMPLPITLAHRLSRRLTEVRKNGTVPYLRPDGKTQVTIEYDGDRAVRLDTVVVSSQHASDIDLDSLLTPDIQEFVVKPELRRLAEDGITLDTEGYRLLVNPTGRFEIGGPMGDAGLTGRKIIIDTYGGMARHGGGAFSGKDPSKVDRSAAYAMRWVAKNIVAAGLARRCEVQVAYAIGKAEPVGLFVETFGTETVDVLTIQAAVTKVFDLRPAAIIRDLDLLRPIYAQTAAYGHFGRELPDFAWERTDRADQLRKATGAE; via the coding sequence GTGTCACGCCGCCTGTTCACCTCGGAGTCCGTGACCGAGGGCCACCCCGACAAGATCGCTGACCAGATCAGCGACACCATCCTCGACGCGCTGCTGAAGGAGGACCCCACCTCACGCGTCGCGGTCGAGACGCTGATCACCACCGGCCTGGTGCACGTGGCCGGTGAGGTCACCACCAAGGCGTACGCGCCGATCGCCCAGCTCGTCCGGGACAAGATCCTGGAGATCGGCTACGACTCGTCGAAGAAGGGCTTCGACGGCACCTCCTGCGGCATCTCGGTGTCGATCGGCTCCCAGTCGCCGGACATCGCGCAGGGCGTGGACACGGCGTACGAAGCCCGGGTCGAGGGCGCCGCCGCGGACGCGGACGGGGACGAACTGGACCGGCAGGGCGCCGGCGACCAGGGCCTGATGTTCGGCTACGCCTGCGACGACACCCCGGAGCTGATGCCGCTGCCGATCACCCTGGCCCACCGGCTGTCCCGCCGCCTGACCGAGGTGCGCAAGAACGGGACCGTCCCCTACCTGCGCCCGGACGGCAAGACCCAGGTGACCATCGAGTACGACGGCGACCGGGCCGTCCGCCTGGACACGGTGGTCGTCTCCTCGCAGCACGCCTCCGACATCGACCTGGACTCGCTGCTGACCCCGGACATCCAGGAGTTCGTGGTGAAGCCGGAGCTCAGGCGGCTGGCCGAGGACGGCATCACCCTGGACACCGAGGGCTACCGCCTTCTCGTGAACCCGACCGGCCGCTTCGAGATCGGCGGCCCGATGGGTGACGCCGGCCTGACCGGCCGCAAGATCATCATCGACACCTACGGCGGCATGGCCCGCCACGGCGGCGGCGCCTTCTCCGGCAAGGACCCGTCCAAGGTGGACCGCTCCGCGGCCTACGCGATGCGCTGGGTGGCGAAGAACATCGTGGCGGCCGGGCTGGCCCGGCGCTGCGAGGTGCAGGTCGCGTACGCGATCGGCAAGGCCGAGCCGGTCGGCCTGTTCGTGGAGACCTTCGGCACCGAGACGGTCGACGTGCTCACCATCCAGGCGGCGGTCACCAAGGTCTTCGACCTCCGCCCGGCCGCGATCATCCGCGACCTGGACCTGCTGCGCCCGATCTACGCCCAGACCGCCGCGTACGGCCACTTCGGCCGCGAACTCCCGGACTTCGCCTGGGAACGCACCGACCGAGCGGACCAGCTCCGCAAGGCCACCGGAGCCGAGTAG
- a CDS encoding SRPBCC family protein, whose amino-acid sequence MSDRQQFTASATVTVDAKLHDIWALWVDVNNWKAWDDGLESSQLHGNFKAGNTFTLHPHGGEPIEAVIKTVTQGEEFSDEVTAPFGVIRTYHRMEQVGARAKITHEVVAEVEHDAVGFFGKEIWPGLQRGVAESLHSAADIVGND is encoded by the coding sequence ATGTCCGACCGCCAGCAGTTCACCGCCTCGGCCACGGTCACCGTGGACGCCAAGCTCCACGACATCTGGGCCCTGTGGGTCGACGTCAACAACTGGAAGGCCTGGGACGACGGCCTGGAGAGCAGCCAGTTGCACGGCAACTTCAAGGCCGGCAACACCTTCACCCTGCACCCGCACGGTGGCGAGCCGATCGAGGCCGTGATCAAGACCGTCACCCAGGGCGAGGAGTTCTCCGACGAGGTGACGGCGCCCTTCGGCGTCATCCGCACCTACCACCGGATGGAGCAGGTCGGCGCGCGGGCGAAGATCACCCACGAGGTGGTGGCGGAGGTCGAGCACGACGCCGTCGGCTTCTTCGGCAAGGAGATCTGGCCGGGCCTCCAGCGCGGGGTCGCCGAGTCGCTGCACAGCGCGGCGGACATCGTCGGCAACGACTGA
- a CDS encoding coproporphyrinogen-III oxidase family protein, producing the protein MVERASAGGATTARRTFHPGSSRLAESSPAVPSNPETTEEHRMTALEIPEAGGAVQGDPYPNKCYLPFILYPPGMHRIQDSGREWLESHCDLQREGGDFTLYIGIPFCRTRCKSCPYFASLLSEKDTRGREERYVDALIADLRRWGSYQRFATGLLRNIYIGGGTGSILKTRNLKRIVDTVYELFEVAEDAEFTLEGNARDYDEEKIDYVVSSHINRISLGVQSFQPEVLGIIGSPHAADDSIRVIKEFQTRGFFNIQLDLMFNMPGHTLDVWRRDLETLASLDIPHFTIYLYRIHSDTIQAKLISKGKIERPKDPEGPMVKAMYREALEIAESVGYKMYMVDHFCKEGQENQYNYWNWKVYVDTLAVGPGSYSYFDGYRFGTETDVEKYVETVESGDILVSTITDELSPRVQRERYVIFALLYYEIEYDFYRSKFGTEFREDFADEIERLLRKGLIELTEDRMKLTRLGLIWHTNVILEFFNPAFWGDTDSLDQPNWSLNGVMVEVGAHPRAHWLGEPHETFFPLAPAAPAAPVEAEEPDRATAIAIA; encoded by the coding sequence GTGGTCGAGCGAGCCTCCGCCGGCGGCGCGACGACCGCGCGACGCACCTTCCACCCCGGCTCGAGCCGCCTCGCCGAGAGTAGCCCTGCGGTACCGAGCAACCCCGAGACCACCGAGGAGCACCGTATGACCGCGCTGGAGATACCCGAAGCAGGCGGCGCCGTGCAGGGTGACCCGTACCCCAACAAGTGCTACCTGCCGTTCATCCTCTACCCCCCGGGGATGCACCGGATTCAGGACAGCGGCCGTGAGTGGCTGGAGAGCCACTGCGACCTCCAGCGCGAGGGCGGGGACTTCACCCTGTACATCGGCATCCCGTTCTGCCGGACCCGCTGCAAGTCCTGCCCGTACTTCGCCAGCCTGCTGTCCGAGAAGGACACCCGCGGCCGCGAGGAGCGCTACGTCGACGCCCTGATCGCCGACCTGCGCCGCTGGGGTTCCTACCAGCGGTTCGCCACCGGGCTGCTGCGCAACATCTACATCGGCGGCGGCACCGGCAGCATCCTGAAGACCCGCAACCTCAAGCGCATCGTCGACACCGTCTACGAACTCTTCGAGGTCGCCGAGGACGCCGAGTTCACCCTCGAGGGCAACGCCCGCGACTACGACGAGGAGAAGATCGACTACGTCGTCTCCTCCCACATCAACCGCATCAGCCTGGGCGTGCAGTCCTTCCAGCCGGAGGTGCTCGGCATCATCGGCTCCCCGCACGCCGCCGACGACAGCATCCGCGTCATCAAGGAGTTCCAGACCCGCGGCTTCTTCAACATCCAGCTCGACCTGATGTTCAACATGCCCGGCCACACCCTGGACGTGTGGCGGCGCGACCTGGAGACCCTCGCCTCGCTGGACATCCCGCACTTCACGATCTACCTGTACCGGATCCACAGCGACACCATCCAGGCGAAGCTGATCTCCAAGGGCAAGATCGAGCGGCCCAAGGACCCCGAGGGCCCGATGGTGAAGGCCATGTACCGGGAGGCGCTCGAGATCGCCGAGTCGGTCGGCTACAAGATGTACATGGTCGACCACTTCTGCAAGGAAGGGCAGGAGAACCAGTACAACTACTGGAACTGGAAGGTGTACGTCGACACCCTCGCTGTCGGCCCCGGTTCCTACAGCTACTTCGACGGCTACCGGTTCGGCACCGAGACCGACGTCGAGAAGTACGTCGAGACCGTCGAGAGCGGCGACATCCTGGTCAGCACCATCACCGACGAGCTGTCCCCGCGCGTGCAGCGCGAGCGGTACGTCATCTTCGCCCTGCTCTACTACGAGATCGAGTACGACTTCTACCGGAGCAAGTTCGGCACCGAGTTCCGCGAGGACTTCGCCGACGAGATCGAGCGCCTGCTCCGCAAGGGCCTGATCGAGCTCACCGAGGACCGGATGAAGCTCACCAGGCTGGGCCTGATCTGGCACACCAACGTCATCCTCGAGTTCTTCAACCCCGCCTTCTGGGGCGACACCGACTCGCTGGACCAGCCCAACTGGTCGCTGAACGGCGTCATGGTCGAGGTCGGCGCGCACCCGCGTGCGCACTGGCTCGGCGAGCCGCACGAGACCTTCTTCCCCCTGGCCCCCGCGGCTCCCGCGGCCCCCGTCGAGGCGGAGGAGCCGGACCGGGCCACCGCCATCGCCATCGCATAG
- a CDS encoding AMP-binding protein → MSHPQDTGAHPGKLISMLLRPDGRPDGAPVITGAHGNHTRQQAVAAVARCAARLRAAGLGPGHRVLALLDHDPAGMFFLAAAGTLGLRVLLPYNLAAAAVAEWRTIIDTARPDAVVHLKRDTAAADELRSAGVPLIRLRPESGTGSPAGGHSDDPPLRIEHPEPVRNFLVLFTSGTTGAPKAISISEELVCRRVASVSSRLQFDADSRVFMSGLLNNTTGVIFSFGALLHGAVLIFPRGRELADWPAQVAAHRATHIMLRPIALDRFAAGAEGSGADLSSLRVVAYGAAAMPRALLERSRRLMPCDWVQGYGLSETYGPFCWLDETGHREGRYRRHTYNVGRPDDTLEVRLGPVTGHAEGVGEILLRGSAVMEGYYDVTTDRVTPPGTWLHTGDLGAFSPDGDLVLKGRADSCLMSANGHRIYPEEVEAVLAEVPGVDEAVLVGIPARDEPLTRRPTACLSGPLAHKPLAEIRDLVTGGLAAVLSPEKWPDLLHTRPAPFPKSANDKIRKQEVVRTVTPDTLIPLVQEATHPVTAAPATPPAQDVVRPTAPSAPSAPSASSAPSAPSASSASSASSAQANTAPTTPTTPARPRPPRVPQELFAAAGYFLPRLLFLNSRYAPQVHWGDIALALDGFPGEGFDLGSAAFWDEWRHRWQAQAERHERLAEAARTPASRSRALRGAAACYHWAEFMYFDDAGTKRALRRRIRDLTRDSLTGTDLRTRHGELPSPDGPVPYTLLLPPSPAASPLPCVVLSNGLDSVTEVEPLSLAEAYLERGIAALLFDGPGQGVNVGQTPLRIDMEQVVARLVDEVLRPAPEIDGERLAFLGVSFGGYLALRVAQQPGSAFRCVVNLSGGPRVAPFAGLPRRLKDDFRFALTGGLDRTAAPDAGLQARLDELALDPAVPAAVPVLSVHGALDDIFPLAALTEVDTAWSGNHQLVVHEREAHVCLNVIDACTQQAADWVADRLLAAAATDSSRTTERNT, encoded by the coding sequence GTGAGTCACCCGCAGGACACCGGCGCCCACCCCGGCAAGCTGATCTCCATGTTGCTCCGCCCCGACGGGCGCCCGGACGGCGCGCCGGTCATCACCGGGGCGCACGGAAACCACACCCGGCAGCAGGCCGTGGCAGCGGTCGCGCGCTGTGCGGCGCGGCTGCGCGCGGCGGGCCTCGGTCCCGGCCACCGCGTCCTGGCCCTGCTCGACCACGACCCCGCCGGCATGTTCTTCCTGGCGGCGGCCGGCACGCTCGGCCTGCGCGTGCTGCTGCCCTACAACCTGGCGGCCGCCGCCGTCGCGGAGTGGCGCACCATCATCGACACCGCGCGCCCCGACGCCGTCGTCCACCTGAAGCGCGACACCGCCGCCGCGGACGAACTGCGGTCCGCCGGCGTGCCGTTGATACGGCTGCGGCCCGAGTCCGGCACCGGGTCACCGGCCGGGGGGCACAGCGACGACCCGCCGCTGCGCATCGAACACCCCGAGCCGGTCCGCAACTTCCTCGTGCTGTTCACCAGCGGCACCACGGGCGCCCCCAAGGCCATCAGCATCTCCGAGGAACTGGTCTGCCGCCGGGTGGCCAGTGTCTCGTCCCGGCTGCAATTCGACGCGGACTCCCGCGTCTTCATGTCCGGCCTGCTCAACAACACCACCGGAGTGATCTTCTCCTTCGGCGCGCTGCTGCACGGCGCCGTCCTGATCTTCCCCCGCGGTCGCGAACTCGCCGACTGGCCCGCCCAGGTGGCCGCGCACCGGGCCACCCACATCATGCTGCGCCCGATCGCCCTCGACCGCTTCGCCGCGGGCGCGGAAGGCTCCGGCGCGGACCTGTCCAGCCTGCGCGTCGTCGCGTACGGCGCCGCCGCCATGCCGCGCGCGCTGCTGGAGCGTTCGCGCCGGCTGATGCCCTGCGACTGGGTGCAGGGCTACGGGCTGAGCGAGACCTACGGCCCGTTCTGCTGGCTGGACGAGACCGGGCACCGGGAGGGCCGCTACCGGCGCCACACCTACAACGTGGGCCGGCCCGACGACACGCTGGAGGTCAGGCTCGGCCCGGTCACCGGCCACGCCGAGGGGGTCGGCGAGATCCTGCTGCGCGGCAGCGCCGTCATGGAGGGGTACTACGACGTGACGACGGACCGGGTGACCCCGCCCGGCACCTGGCTGCACACCGGAGACCTCGGCGCCTTCAGCCCCGACGGCGACCTGGTCCTCAAGGGCAGGGCGGACAGCTGCCTGATGAGCGCCAACGGGCACCGGATCTACCCCGAGGAGGTGGAGGCCGTCCTCGCCGAGGTGCCCGGCGTCGACGAGGCGGTGCTGGTCGGCATCCCCGCGCGGGACGAGCCCCTGACGCGACGTCCCACCGCGTGCCTGTCCGGGCCGCTCGCCCACAAACCCCTCGCGGAGATCCGCGACCTCGTGACCGGCGGGCTCGCCGCCGTACTCAGCCCCGAGAAGTGGCCCGACCTGCTGCACACCCGCCCGGCCCCCTTCCCCAAGAGCGCCAACGACAAGATCCGCAAACAGGAGGTCGTCCGCACGGTGACCCCCGACACGCTGATCCCACTGGTCCAGGAGGCCACGCACCCGGTGACCGCCGCCCCGGCGACCCCACCGGCCCAGGACGTCGTACGCCCCACGGCCCCGTCGGCCCCGTCGGCCCCGTCGGCCTCGTCGGCCCCGTCGGCCCCGTCGGCCTCGTCGGCCTCGTCGGCCTCGTCGGCCCAAGCGAACACCGCGCCCACCACGCCCACCACGCCCGCCCGCCCCCGCCCGCCCCGTGTGCCGCAGGAACTGTTCGCTGCCGCCGGGTACTTCCTGCCGCGGCTGCTGTTCCTCAACTCCCGTTACGCGCCGCAGGTCCACTGGGGCGACATCGCCCTGGCGCTGGACGGCTTTCCCGGGGAGGGGTTCGATCTCGGTTCGGCCGCGTTCTGGGACGAGTGGCGCCATCGCTGGCAGGCCCAGGCCGAGCGTCACGAGCGGCTCGCCGAGGCCGCCCGCACCCCGGCCTCGCGCTCGCGCGCGCTGCGCGGCGCCGCCGCCTGCTACCACTGGGCCGAGTTCATGTACTTCGACGACGCCGGGACCAAACGCGCCCTGCGCCGGCGGATCCGCGACCTCACCCGCGACAGCCTCACCGGCACCGACCTGCGGACCCGCCACGGCGAGCTGCCCTCCCCCGACGGCCCCGTCCCCTACACCCTGCTGCTGCCCCCGAGCCCGGCCGCCTCGCCCCTGCCGTGCGTGGTGCTCTCCAACGGTCTGGACTCGGTCACCGAGGTCGAACCGCTCTCCCTCGCCGAGGCGTACCTGGAGCGCGGGATCGCCGCCCTGCTCTTCGACGGGCCGGGCCAAGGGGTCAACGTCGGACAGACTCCGCTGCGCATCGACATGGAGCAGGTGGTGGCGCGCCTGGTGGACGAAGTGCTGCGGCCCGCCCCGGAGATCGACGGCGAGCGGCTGGCCTTCCTCGGCGTCAGCTTCGGCGGGTACCTCGCGCTGCGCGTCGCCCAGCAGCCCGGCTCCGCGTTCCGCTGCGTGGTCAACCTCTCGGGCGGGCCCCGGGTGGCGCCGTTCGCCGGACTGCCCCGCCGTCTCAAGGACGACTTCCGCTTCGCGCTCACCGGCGGGCTGGACCGGACGGCCGCCCCCGACGCCGGTCTCCAGGCCCGGCTGGACGAGCTGGCGCTCGACCCCGCCGTTCCGGCCGCCGTCCCGGTGCTGAGCGTGCACGGCGCGCTGGACGACATCTTCCCGTTGGCCGCCCTCACCGAGGTGGACACGGCCTGGAGCGGGAACCACCAACTCGTTGTGCACGAGCGGGAGGCACACGTGTGCCTCAACGTGATCGACGCCTGCACCCAGCAGGCGGCCGACTGGGTCGCGGACCGGCTGCTCGCCGCTGCCGCGACCGACAGCAGCAGGACGACCGAGAGGAACACATGA
- a CDS encoding SDR family oxidoreductase, whose amino-acid sequence MSIEHPTGSTALVTGGAGGIGSTVARTLAAGGHRVVVAYRSAADAAKELVAEIEAAGGTAVALRADVTDADQVAALFADAVRQFGQVDIVVNNAGTMIPRPLADLTDDVFDKVFAVNVRGALNVLREAARRLADGGRVINISSTQVAETIPGSGAYAASKAALEAFGRVAAKELGPRGITVNSLRVGPTVPGMFSQAPPQRQEAMAAASPFQRLGTPQDIADVISFLAGDGGRWVTGQVITVDGGAT is encoded by the coding sequence ATGAGCATCGAGCATCCGACCGGCAGCACCGCGCTGGTCACCGGCGGAGCCGGCGGCATCGGCTCCACCGTGGCCAGGACGCTCGCCGCGGGCGGCCACCGGGTCGTCGTGGCCTACCGCAGCGCCGCGGACGCCGCCAAGGAGCTGGTGGCGGAGATCGAGGCCGCGGGCGGCACCGCCGTGGCGCTGCGCGCCGATGTCACCGACGCCGACCAGGTCGCCGCGCTCTTCGCGGACGCCGTACGGCAGTTCGGCCAGGTGGATATCGTGGTCAACAACGCCGGGACGATGATCCCCCGGCCCCTCGCCGACCTGACCGACGACGTCTTCGACAAGGTCTTCGCCGTCAACGTGCGCGGTGCGCTCAACGTGCTGCGGGAGGCCGCGCGCCGGCTGGCCGACGGCGGCCGGGTGATCAACATCTCGTCCACCCAGGTCGCCGAGACGATCCCGGGTTCCGGTGCCTACGCGGCGAGCAAGGCCGCCCTGGAGGCCTTCGGCCGGGTCGCCGCCAAGGAACTCGGCCCGCGCGGCATCACGGTGAACTCGCTGCGGGTCGGGCCGACCGTCCCCGGCATGTTCAGCCAGGCTCCGCCGCAGCGCCAGGAGGCGATGGCCGCCGCCTCTCCGTTCCAGCGTCTCGGCACCCCGCAGGACATCGCCGATGTGATCTCCTTCCTCGCCGGCGACGGCGGTCGCTGGGTCACCGGCCAGGTCATCACCGTCGACGGCGGTGCCACCTGA
- a CDS encoding nuclear transport factor 2 family protein translates to MPDTRARTDLYLLTQQFYARQMQALDGGRFEEYAATFTEDGLFQHLSTVEPCRGRAAILEMLHEFQRTRFGDDPVQRRHWFSQIVLDPQDDGSWRSTAYGLVVTARPGVRQPEIAPSCVVHDVLEVDGDDVLVRSRVITYDHES, encoded by the coding sequence ATGCCGGACACCCGCGCCCGCACCGACCTCTACCTGCTCACACAGCAGTTCTACGCCCGCCAGATGCAGGCCCTGGACGGCGGCCGGTTCGAGGAGTACGCGGCGACCTTCACCGAGGACGGCCTCTTCCAGCACCTGTCCACGGTGGAGCCCTGCCGGGGACGTGCCGCGATCCTGGAGATGCTGCACGAGTTCCAGCGGACCCGGTTCGGCGACGATCCGGTGCAGCGCCGCCACTGGTTCAGCCAGATCGTCCTCGACCCGCAGGACGACGGCAGCTGGCGCAGCACCGCCTACGGACTGGTCGTCACCGCCCGTCCCGGCGTCCGGCAGCCCGAGATCGCGCCCTCCTGCGTGGTGCACGACGTGCTCGAGGTGGACGGCGACGACGTGCTGGTCCGCTCTCGGGTCATCACCTACGACCACGAGTCCTGA